From one Triticum aestivum cultivar Chinese Spring chromosome 4B, IWGSC CS RefSeq v2.1, whole genome shotgun sequence genomic stretch:
- the LOC123091377 gene encoding alcohol dehydrogenase 3: MATAGKVIKCKAAVAWEAGKPLSIEEVEVAPPQAMEVRVKILYTALCHTDVYFWEAKGQTPVFPRILGHEAGGIVESVGEGVTELVPGDHVLPVFTGECKDCAHCKSEESNLCDLLRINVDRGVMIGDGQSGFTINGKPIFHFVGTSTFSEYTVIHVGCLAKINPEAPLDKVCVLSCGISTGLGATLNVAKPKKGSTVAIFGLGAVGLAAMEGAKMSGASRIIGVDLNPAKYEQAKKFGCTDFVNPKDHTKPVLVEMTNGGVDRAVECTGHIDAMIAAFECVHDGWGVAVLVGVPHKEAVFKTSPMNLLNERTLKGTFFGNYKPRTDLPEVVEMYMRKELDLEKFITHSVPFSQINTAFDLMLKGEGLRCIMRMDE, from the exons ATGGCGACCGCCGGGAAGGTGATCAAGTGCAAAG CGGCGGTGGCATGGGAGGCCGGGAAGCCGCTGTCGAtcgaggaggtggaggtggcgccGCCGCAGGCCATGGAGGTGCGCGTCAAGATCCTCTACACCGCCCTCTGCCACACCGACGTCTACTTCTGGGAAGCCAAG GGGCAAACTCCGGTTTTCCCTAGGATCTTGGGCCATGAAGCTGGAGG CATTGTTGAAAGTGTCGGAGAGGGTGTGACCGAGCTCGTGCCGGGCGACCATGTACTCCCGGTCTTCACCGGCGAGTGCAAAGACTGTGCCCACTGCAAGTCAGAGGAGAGCAACCTTTGTGACCTCCTCAGGATCAACGTGGATCGTGGCGTGATGATCGGGGATGGGCAGTCAGGCTTCACCATCAACGGGAAACCCATCTTCCACTTTGTCGGGACCTCCACCTTCAGTGAGTACACTGTGATCCATGTTGGTTGCCTCGCCAAGATCAACCCCGAGGCGCCCCTTGACAAAGTTTGTGTTCTCAGCTGTGGCATCTCAACTG GACTTGGTGCTACCCTTAATGTCGCGAAACCGAAAAAGGGTTCGACGGTGGCCATATTCGGTCTTGGAGCTGTAGGCCTTGCT GCCATGGAAGGGGCCAAGATGTCTGGGGCATCAAGGATCATTGGTGTGGATTTGAACCCTGCAAAATACGAACAAG CTAAGAAATTTGGATGCACCGACTTTGTGAACCCAAAGGACCACACCAAGCCA GTGCTTGTCGAGATGACCAATGGCGGCGTCGACCGTGCGGTTGAGTGTACTGGCCACATCGACGCCATGATCGCCGCCTTCGAATGTGTCCATGAT GGTTGGGGCGTGGCGGTGCTGGTGGGCGTCCCGCACAAGGAGGCGGTGTTCAAGACAAGCCCGATGAACTTGCTCAATGAGAGGACCCTGAAGGGCACCTTCTTCGGCAACTACAAGCCGCGGACCGACCTCCCGGAAGTCGTGGAGATGTACATGAGGAAGGAGCTGGACCTGGAGAAGTTCATCACCCACAGCGTGCCTTTCTCGCAGATCAACACGGCGTTCGACCTCATGCTCAAGGGGGAGGGCCTGCGCTGCATCATGAGAATGGACGAGTAG